The following coding sequences lie in one Desulfobacterales bacterium genomic window:
- a CDS encoding pyridoxal-phosphate dependent enzyme, translating to MAKDLNTFKGRNSLKDFLNPGMHPYLPLVELPEDLNPFFDDKVRIFAKLMTFLPLGNVKCMPAYNMLLEMRKRGELKGVEQVIENSSGNTVFSIALVARMLGIDKIKSFVPTEVSWQKLVMLLFFGVEPIVNQEPDWPDPTDPTSGIYKAKKLGKKDSWVNPGQYDNKDNPKAHQKWTGKQIWEQTEGNISVFCAGLGTTGTIIGTSTYLKSKESKVQVVGVMREADTYTPGVRTEALLRLIGFEWRPHVDDIQRVETAASYKTSMALSRQGILVGPSSGFALAGLLKYLHQRKNKDTFDGLRSKNGEIVCVFVCPDSPFLYLDEYFKYLDEHNFPKIENEDLLLNKPEG from the coding sequence ATGGCGAAAGATTTAAATACTTTTAAAGGCAGGAACTCACTTAAGGATTTTTTGAATCCCGGTATGCATCCTTACTTGCCTTTAGTGGAGCTGCCTGAGGATCTCAACCCCTTTTTCGACGATAAAGTTAGAATATTTGCCAAACTCATGACCTTTTTGCCTTTAGGAAACGTAAAGTGCATGCCGGCCTACAACATGCTGCTTGAAATGCGTAAGCGCGGAGAGCTAAAAGGGGTTGAACAGGTTATTGAAAATTCTTCCGGCAACACGGTCTTTTCAATCGCGCTGGTGGCCCGAATGCTGGGTATTGATAAAATCAAATCTTTTGTGCCGACCGAAGTTTCCTGGCAAAAATTAGTTATGCTGCTGTTCTTCGGTGTCGAGCCGATTGTCAACCAGGAGCCCGACTGGCCGGATCCCACTGATCCGACCAGCGGAATTTATAAAGCCAAAAAGCTGGGTAAAAAGGATAGTTGGGTTAATCCAGGACAATACGATAATAAAGACAACCCCAAAGCCCATCAAAAATGGACCGGAAAGCAAATCTGGGAACAAACAGAAGGAAATATAAGTGTTTTTTGTGCCGGTCTGGGGACCACCGGCACAATTATCGGTACCTCGACCTATCTCAAGAGCAAGGAAAGCAAAGTTCAAGTCGTTGGTGTAATGAGAGAGGCGGATACTTATACCCCGGGGGTAAGGACGGAAGCATTATTGCGATTAATCGGTTTTGAATGGCGCCCGCATGTTGATGATATCCAGAGAGTTGAAACCGCGGCGTCTTATAAAACTAGCATGGCACTGAGTCGGCAGGGCATACTGGTGGGTCCGAGTTCCGGCTTCGCGTTGGCAGGATTGTTAAAATATTTACACCAAAGAAAAAACAAAGATACCTTCGATGGATTAAGAAGTAAAAACGGCGAAATTGTATGTGTTTTCGTTTGTCCTGATAGCCCGTTTCTGTATTTAGATGAATATTTTAAATACTTAGATGAGCATAATTTCCCAAAAATTGAAAATGAAGACCTGTTGTTAAATAAGCCCGAAGGATAG
- a CDS encoding ABC transporter substrate-binding protein, with amino-acid sequence MRFSRVAVFMVLSLFLTITLTTGVLFPLEEAAAGKVVLYSSNKQEVIDLAVKMFKEKHPDISVSVVRAGSGALMKRISAEKDNPLGDVFWSGGFGTLGAYMENFQPYSSPEAKGIKPEFIEKNNMWTGVNIHPMVIMYNSKLVSKSELPQKWSDLFDPKWKGKVVMGNPVKSSSTYIQAYGFNKLYGKEGLEKLAAVVKNVPSTSMVYKGVAMGEYALGITMEYAAYTYVAGGQKEIGIIYPKDGSFLSPEGVVLIKGAKNPDEAKLMYDFFCSKEAQEALFVKSFRRPTRGDIAVEKLTDLPALGDLKYIDIDQSKASKDHPTLTKTWEGIKKKLR; translated from the coding sequence ATGAGATTTTCAAGAGTTGCCGTATTTATGGTTTTAAGCCTTTTCCTTACGATCACTTTAACCACGGGTGTTTTGTTTCCCCTGGAAGAAGCTGCCGCGGGAAAAGTAGTACTGTATTCTTCCAACAAACAAGAGGTTATTGATCTTGCCGTAAAAATGTTTAAAGAAAAACATCCCGATATTTCTGTTTCTGTGGTGAGGGCCGGGTCAGGTGCCCTGATGAAAAGAATAAGCGCGGAAAAAGACAACCCTTTGGGCGATGTATTTTGGAGCGGTGGCTTTGGGACCCTGGGAGCATATATGGAAAATTTTCAGCCGTATTCTTCACCAGAAGCCAAAGGCATCAAACCGGAGTTCATTGAGAAAAACAATATGTGGACCGGTGTGAATATTCATCCCATGGTCATTATGTACAACTCCAAGCTTGTGTCTAAAAGCGAGCTGCCCCAAAAATGGTCAGACCTTTTTGATCCCAAATGGAAGGGCAAAGTCGTCATGGGCAATCCGGTTAAATCGAGCTCCACCTATATCCAGGCTTATGGTTTTAACAAATTATACGGAAAAGAGGGACTGGAAAAGCTAGCGGCAGTTGTGAAAAACGTGCCCAGTACCAGCATGGTATACAAAGGTGTGGCAATGGGCGAATACGCCCTGGGGATCACCATGGAATATGCCGCTTACACATATGTTGCCGGGGGGCAGAAAGAAATCGGCATCATCTATCCCAAAGACGGCTCCTTTTTATCTCCCGAAGGGGTTGTCTTAATTAAGGGCGCCAAGAATCCTGACGAAGCCAAGCTCATGTATGACTTCTTCTGCTCTAAGGAGGCCCAGGAAGCTCTGTTTGTAAAAAGCTTCAGGAGGCCCACCCGCGGCGATATCGCAGTCGAAAAGCTGACAGATCTGCCAGCTTTGGGCGATTTAAAATATATCGATATCGATCAGAGTAAAGCCTCCAAAGACCACCCGACCCTCACCAAAACATGGGAAGGGATCAAGAAAAAATTAAGGTAG
- a CDS encoding iron ABC transporter permease, with the protein MKLHRFNIWTLITIVAFFVLILFVLYPLLSLFGVSFTSPSTGKFSLEGYYTFITDHVYRSAMFNSLILSSVVTVLCLIIGVTMAFIVTRYELPFKNVIRTLPLLTLILPTIIVAESWILTVGRSGFVTEWLRLIGVELPSIYGWPGLIIVLTMQHWAFMFLMVSSAMGSIDSSLEDAARNLGSSPFRTYLTVTFPVIAPSILASSLVVFTLVIENFGVPVILAESLPILSVEAYNEFVSEMGGSPLMASTLSMVLLIITTIVLIIQKRVVERKAYQMESGRAPRSRTLSPVPRTLVLIFCFGLIFLSLFSILVCLVASFTKSIGPVLHYGQFSIESYVKAFTLAPRAVYNSLFLATTATIIGFVFATFTSYVLVKRRSKATYLLDMLVMFPLAVAGTVLGISLITTFNKGFLVLTGSWVIMLVAYFVRKVPFAIRTSSSVLYNIKESMEEASINLGVSPLKSFFKVVMPLMMPALVAGALLMWVGTLAELAATIVLYFGEWSTMPIQIFQQIDSGEFGTASAYASVLIAAIFLPLFIAIKFFKIDVFAAK; encoded by the coding sequence ATGAAACTGCACCGTTTTAATATCTGGACTTTAATCACCATAGTGGCCTTCTTTGTGTTGATATTGTTCGTTCTATATCCCCTGCTTTCTTTATTCGGTGTGAGCTTTACGTCACCATCAACAGGAAAATTTTCTCTTGAAGGGTATTATACATTTATCACCGATCACGTTTACCGCTCAGCCATGTTCAACAGCCTCATCCTCAGCTCCGTAGTTACGGTACTTTGCCTTATTATCGGGGTCACCATGGCATTTATCGTAACACGCTATGAACTTCCCTTTAAAAATGTGATTCGCACCCTACCATTGCTCACCCTTATTCTACCGACCATTATTGTGGCTGAATCATGGATCCTGACAGTGGGCAGAAGCGGTTTTGTGACCGAATGGTTAAGATTAATCGGTGTGGAGCTACCCTCCATCTATGGTTGGCCGGGTCTTATCATTGTTCTAACCATGCAGCATTGGGCGTTTATGTTCTTAATGGTTTCATCGGCGATGGGTTCCATTGATTCTTCCCTGGAAGACGCAGCCCGGAATCTGGGATCGAGCCCCTTTCGTACTTATCTGACAGTGACCTTTCCCGTGATTGCACCTTCGATTTTGGCCAGCTCATTAGTGGTTTTTACCCTGGTAATAGAAAATTTTGGCGTACCGGTCATTTTGGCAGAAAGCCTGCCAATTTTATCTGTGGAAGCTTACAATGAATTCGTGAGTGAAATGGGGGGAAGCCCATTGATGGCGAGCACGCTGTCAATGGTGTTGTTAATTATTACAACGATTGTGCTTATCATTCAGAAAAGGGTTGTCGAAAGAAAGGCATATCAGATGGAATCCGGTCGAGCCCCGCGGTCCAGAACTCTCTCACCGGTACCAAGAACTCTGGTATTAATATTTTGCTTCGGACTTATCTTTCTGTCCCTTTTTAGCATCCTTGTGTGCCTGGTGGCCTCCTTTACCAAAAGCATCGGTCCAGTCCTTCATTACGGCCAATTCAGCATAGAGAGTTATGTTAAGGCTTTTACACTGGCGCCGAGGGCCGTCTATAATTCACTATTTTTGGCCACCACTGCGACCATAATCGGTTTCGTTTTCGCCACATTTACAAGTTATGTCTTGGTAAAAAGGCGCTCCAAGGCAACTTATCTTCTGGATATGCTGGTGATGTTTCCATTGGCAGTTGCGGGCACTGTTCTGGGGATTTCCCTTATTACGACTTTCAACAAAGGCTTTTTGGTTCTCACCGGAAGCTGGGTCATCATGCTGGTGGCCTATTTCGTGCGCAAAGTCCCATTTGCCATCAGGACGAGCTCTTCGGTTTTGTATAACATAAAGGAATCTATGGAGGAGGCTTCCATCAATCTTGGCGTCTCACCTTTGAAATCATTTTTTAAAGTGGTAATGCCGCTGATGATGCCGGCGCTTGTTGCCGGTGCGCTTCTCATGTGGGTCGGCACTCTTGCAGAACTCGCCGCTACAATCGTGCTTTACTTCGGCGAGTGGTCCACCATGCCGATCCAGATATTTCAGCAGATTGACAGCGGGGAATTTGGTACCGCTTCTGCTTATGCTTCGGTGCTGATCGCGGCCATTTTCCTTCCGTTATTTATTGCCATTAAATTTTTTAAGATCGATGTATTTGCAGCAAAATAG
- a CDS encoding ABC transporter ATP-binding protein gives MAQVNLKNITKYFGSFKAIDNLTLEINDGEFFTLLGPSGCGKTTTMRVVAGFIDPQEGDVYFEDKRMNSVPAHKRNTGMVFQDYALFPNMSIYDNVAYGLKARKESKKDIDRKVNAMLEKVELGGLTRRYPNALSGGQQQRVALARALVIEPEVLLMDEPLSNLDAKLRINMREVIKRLQKEVGITTIFVTHDQEEAVSVSDRVAVMRQGCIEQIGSPMDVYRNPANRFVAGFIGSANLIEARVVSSNNGKDMAVLDIDGEEIQVSNTKKLSSNVLCCLRPEEIYIVDGNDEGVNTLKGRVVSVMFMGSMVKYRIQAFEGIELKVEKQNIDDSGIKSVGQEVTLNISANCRILDI, from the coding sequence ATGGCACAAGTTAACCTGAAAAATATAACAAAGTACTTCGGCAGCTTTAAAGCCATTGATAATTTGACCCTGGAGATCAATGATGGAGAATTTTTTACACTATTGGGCCCCAGCGGATGCGGGAAAACAACGACCATGAGAGTTGTGGCGGGCTTCATCGATCCCCAGGAAGGTGATGTGTATTTCGAGGATAAACGCATGAATTCCGTTCCAGCCCACAAACGGAACACGGGCATGGTTTTTCAGGATTACGCGTTGTTTCCGAACATGTCCATTTACGACAACGTCGCTTATGGTCTGAAGGCCAGAAAAGAAAGCAAGAAGGATATCGACCGCAAAGTCAACGCCATGTTAGAAAAGGTTGAACTCGGCGGGTTAACAAGGCGATATCCGAACGCACTGAGCGGCGGGCAGCAGCAACGCGTAGCACTGGCGCGGGCCCTTGTCATTGAGCCCGAAGTGTTGCTAATGGATGAACCCCTTTCGAATCTCGATGCAAAACTGCGCATCAACATGAGGGAGGTCATCAAGCGGCTCCAGAAGGAAGTCGGGATTACCACCATATTTGTAACCCACGATCAGGAAGAAGCGGTCTCCGTTTCTGATCGGGTTGCGGTAATGAGGCAAGGGTGCATCGAGCAAATCGGTTCTCCCATGGATGTATACCGCAATCCCGCCAACCGGTTTGTGGCTGGTTTTATCGGTTCTGCCAATCTCATTGAAGCCCGGGTCGTATCGAGTAACAACGGAAAGGATATGGCTGTTTTGGATATCGATGGCGAGGAGATCCAGGTTTCAAATACCAAAAAGCTTTCGTCAAACGTGCTTTGCTGTCTAAGGCCCGAGGAAATTTACATCGTTGACGGGAATGATGAGGGTGTAAATACCCTTAAAGGTCGCGTGGTCAGTGTCATGTTTATGGGATCCATGGTCAAATACAGGATTCAGGCCTTTGAAGGCATAGAACTCAAGGTCGAAAAACAAAACATAGACGACTCAGGAATAAAAAGCGTCGGACAGGAGGTTACCCTAAACATATCCGCTAACTGTCGAATATTAGATATATAG
- a CDS encoding permease — translation MDDDQRVEKKNQKEMTTISCCTTATGAQILESSPVQEPFHLPCCENSAGDTVTSEGSLADPVHPKFAFMNTSFWLWGIAGLTGITILILSAGFVPGIRPEIFWREIISNLAFVGKAVWSILPFFLLGVGIAAWVTVSGFSERIKAVFYRREKIAIAGAAIVGATIPLCSCGVIPLIAALLASGVPLAPVMAFWISSPLMGPSMFVLTAGVLGIDFALARLVTAVFLGAGAGYIIYFLSASGLLNNQLHGLSLSQSSCCSSEDKTDSSGSKFWSNFWPEALKVSLFLGKWLLIAFILESLIVHYVDPSWISAALGKNQLFSIPLATAIGIPVYTSGVGAIPIVDGLLKNGMSQGAALAFLIAGPVTTIPAMTAVFALVKRQTFAIYLGAGIAGSLIAGYCYQIIAG, via the coding sequence ATGGACGATGATCAAAGGGTAGAAAAGAAAAACCAAAAAGAAATGACGACTATAAGTTGCTGTACAACAGCGACGGGAGCTCAAATTCTGGAATCTTCGCCCGTTCAAGAGCCATTCCATCTGCCCTGCTGTGAAAATTCAGCCGGCGATACAGTCACATCAGAGGGAAGTTTAGCAGACCCTGTACATCCTAAATTTGCTTTCATGAATACGTCGTTTTGGCTTTGGGGTATAGCGGGCTTAACCGGTATAACGATCTTGATTTTGAGTGCTGGCTTTGTTCCCGGCATCAGGCCGGAAATCTTTTGGCGTGAAATCATCTCAAATCTTGCCTTTGTTGGCAAAGCGGTATGGTCAATCCTGCCTTTCTTCCTTTTGGGTGTTGGTATAGCTGCCTGGGTCACGGTGTCCGGTTTTTCGGAGCGTATCAAAGCGGTATTCTACCGGAGGGAGAAAATCGCCATCGCAGGCGCCGCTATCGTTGGCGCCACCATACCGCTATGCTCTTGTGGCGTTATTCCCTTGATTGCCGCTTTGTTGGCAAGCGGCGTACCGCTTGCGCCCGTAATGGCGTTTTGGATTAGTTCACCATTAATGGGGCCGTCCATGTTTGTTCTTACTGCCGGTGTGCTGGGGATCGATTTTGCTTTAGCCCGGCTTGTTACCGCGGTTTTCTTGGGAGCAGGAGCCGGCTATATCATATATTTTTTGTCAGCTTCCGGCCTGCTAAATAATCAACTCCACGGGTTGAGCCTGTCACAAAGCTCATGCTGCAGTTCGGAGGATAAAACGGATAGCTCGGGTTCGAAATTTTGGAGCAATTTTTGGCCTGAAGCTTTGAAAGTTTCCTTATTCCTTGGCAAATGGCTGCTTATTGCTTTCATACTTGAATCGCTTATTGTGCATTATGTCGATCCAAGCTGGATCTCCGCTGCCCTTGGTAAAAATCAGCTTTTTTCCATACCACTTGCCACCGCCATTGGTATTCCTGTCTATACCTCAGGGGTGGGTGCGATTCCAATCGTCGATGGACTTCTCAAGAATGGAATGAGCCAGGGAGCGGCGCTGGCCTTTTTGATTGCCGGGCCGGTAACAACGATCCCAGCCATGACGGCTGTGTTTGCACTAGTCAAAAGACAAACGTTTGCGATTTACCTTGGGGCGGGTATCGCTGGTTCCCTGATTGCAGGATATTGCTACCAAATCATTGCCGGTTGA
- a CDS encoding metalloregulator ArsR/SmtB family transcription factor has product MKHEDAAKRLSELGHTTRLSIFRYLVKVGHDGVPVGEIQKALGLPGSTLSHHISRLVSVGLIKQNRESRTLYCTAQYDSLDELLDFLQSECCKGIKDCG; this is encoded by the coding sequence ATGAAACATGAAGATGCAGCCAAAAGATTGAGTGAACTGGGCCATACCACCCGGCTGTCCATTTTTCGATATTTGGTGAAAGTCGGACATGACGGCGTTCCGGTGGGGGAGATCCAAAAAGCCTTGGGGTTGCCGGGTTCTACCTTGTCCCACCATATTTCACGGTTGGTTTCCGTCGGATTAATTAAGCAAAATCGTGAAAGCAGGACGCTCTATTGCACTGCCCAGTATGATTCGTTGGATGAATTGTTAGATTTTCTTCAATCCGAATGCTGTAAAGGTATTAAAGATTGTGGTTGA
- a CDS encoding pyridoxal phosphate-dependent aminotransferase — protein sequence MSISKKIEDIISRASFIRKMFEEGAQLKAQYGSDKVYDFSLGNPNLPPPEKFNELLRDTVDSCGLGDHCYMPNTGYPMVCGSVADYLAEEQQAPVTDFEVMMTCGASGALNVALKTILDPGDEVLTPAPCFVEYKFYADNHGGVLKTVQSKPDFQLDLDAMSDAITAKTKAVLINSPNNPTGQVYPEEDLVALGALLEKKSKDYKRTIYLVSDEPYRKIVYDNVKVPSIFTSYKESIIGTSYSKDISIPGERIGFIAINPAATYKNDLVAGMTVANRILGFVNAPALMQRVVACMQGMSVEITEYARKREMLCDGLAAFGYEFIKPPGTFYLFPRSPIPDDVEFANALKEERVLVVPGSGFDGPGHFRIAFCVDDHVIKNSMPGFERAIKKYT from the coding sequence ATGAGCATTTCGAAGAAAATTGAAGATATCATATCAAGGGCGTCTTTCATCCGGAAGATGTTTGAAGAAGGAGCGCAACTCAAGGCTCAATACGGATCCGATAAAGTCTATGATTTTAGCCTGGGAAATCCGAATTTGCCACCGCCCGAAAAATTTAATGAATTGCTCAGGGATACGGTGGACTCCTGCGGGCTGGGGGATCATTGCTATATGCCCAATACCGGTTATCCGATGGTGTGCGGCTCTGTAGCCGATTATTTGGCTGAAGAACAGCAAGCCCCAGTTACCGACTTTGAAGTCATGATGACGTGCGGCGCCTCGGGTGCTCTCAACGTGGCTTTGAAAACGATACTTGATCCGGGTGACGAAGTTCTTACACCGGCGCCCTGTTTTGTTGAATATAAATTTTATGCCGACAATCATGGCGGGGTCTTAAAAACGGTTCAGTCCAAACCCGATTTTCAACTCGATTTAGATGCCATGTCCGACGCCATTACCGCAAAAACCAAAGCCGTATTGATCAACTCGCCCAACAACCCGACCGGGCAGGTTTACCCTGAAGAAGATCTGGTGGCACTGGGTGCCTTATTGGAAAAGAAGAGCAAAGATTACAAACGCACGATCTACCTGGTCTCAGACGAACCCTATCGTAAAATCGTTTACGACAATGTTAAAGTGCCGAGCATATTTACCAGCTATAAAGAAAGCATTATCGGCACCTCCTATTCGAAGGATATTTCAATTCCCGGTGAGCGCATCGGATTTATTGCTATTAACCCCGCGGCCACCTATAAAAACGATCTGGTCGCCGGTATGACGGTTGCCAATCGCATTTTGGGCTTTGTCAATGCACCGGCGCTGATGCAGCGCGTGGTAGCCTGCATGCAGGGGATGAGTGTGGAGATAACTGAATATGCACGTAAACGGGAAATGCTGTGTGATGGCCTGGCCGCATTTGGATATGAATTTATCAAACCGCCGGGGACATTTTACCTTTTTCCGCGCTCACCGATTCCAGACGATGTCGAATTTGCCAATGCGCTTAAAGAGGAACGTGTTCTGGTGGTGCCGGGCAGCGGCTTTGATGGACCTGGTCACTTTAGAATTGCGTTTTGCGTGGATGACCATGTGATTAAAAATTCGATGCCGGGCTTTGAAAGGGCAATCAAGAAATACACATAA
- a CDS encoding VOC family protein gives MKVNKVDHICIAVKNLDEARKVWEPVLGKDKPDDEYIDEPEKIKVARYWVGEVGFELMESTTPDGDVAKFIEKRGEGVMLIAFNVDNTRDSMAELKEKDYPFIGGARPFRDCEFAFIHPKKMNGVLLELIDYKWKEFE, from the coding sequence ATGAAAGTAAACAAAGTCGACCATATCTGCATTGCGGTCAAAAACCTTGATGAGGCCAGAAAGGTCTGGGAGCCGGTGTTGGGAAAAGACAAGCCCGACGATGAATACATAGATGAGCCTGAGAAAATTAAGGTGGCCCGCTACTGGGTCGGTGAAGTCGGCTTTGAACTGATGGAATCGACCACTCCGGATGGCGATGTCGCTAAATTCATCGAAAAACGGGGTGAGGGCGTGATGCTGATCGCTTTTAATGTCGATAATACCCGCGATTCCATGGCAGAATTAAAGGAAAAAGATTATCCTTTTATCGGCGGCGCACGACCATTCAGAGATTGTGAGTTTGCTTTCATTCATCCCAAGAAAATGAATGGGGTTTTGCTTGAACTGATAGATTATAAGTGGAAAGAATTCGAATAG
- a CDS encoding paraquat-inducible protein A produces the protein MKSIIACHECDLLHKPQRCPPGGTARCIRCGAVLYRHKQNSMDRVLALTVAGLILFIIANAYPFLTFRLEAQIQQTNLITGVVELYRQGMWIVAGVVLLTTIVIPLLELSGMLFIMVPLKMGRQPWKLALLFRTVRSFRPWGMMEVFMIGILVAAVKLIKMANIIPGIALYAFMILIFILAASAAALDSHMVWKKLD, from the coding sequence ATGAAATCTATTATTGCTTGCCATGAATGTGATTTGCTGCATAAACCCCAGCGTTGTCCCCCGGGCGGAACAGCCAGATGTATCCGCTGCGGGGCTGTGCTGTACCGGCATAAACAAAACAGTATGGACCGCGTACTCGCCTTGACAGTGGCCGGACTGATTCTTTTTATTATCGCCAATGCGTATCCGTTTCTGACTTTTAGGTTGGAAGCCCAGATCCAGCAAACCAATCTGATTACCGGGGTTGTTGAGCTCTACCGGCAAGGCATGTGGATCGTGGCCGGTGTAGTGCTGTTGACGACCATTGTGATCCCTTTGCTTGAGCTTTCAGGTATGCTGTTTATCATGGTCCCATTGAAAATGGGCCGGCAGCCCTGGAAACTGGCCCTGCTCTTTCGCACGGTGCGCAGTTTTCGGCCCTGGGGCATGATGGAAGTTTTTATGATCGGCATATTGGTAGCCGCCGTCAAGCTCATTAAGATGGCCAATATTATCCCCGGCATTGCCTTATATGCGTTTATGATTCTTATTTTTATACTTGCGGCGTCAGCAGCAGCGCTAGATTCACATATGGTATGGAAAAAATTGGACTAA
- a CDS encoding paraquat-inducible protein A, with amino-acid sequence MNRPPLTAKTASLISCDKCHLLCKDLPELEGLSTICPRCGSRLHSRKPNSIGRTWALIIAAFIFYIPANVLPITKVISFGKAQSDTIMSGVIYFVQSGSWPIALVIFVASVFVPLLKLFLLTFLLISVQRKSQWRPKDRTRLYRITEAVGRWSMVDIYVVTILVALVKLGSLATIEAGPGAVFFAGVVIITMFAAMSFDPRLIWDTQEPNNER; translated from the coding sequence ATGAACAGACCACCGCTTACTGCTAAGACGGCTTCACTGATCAGCTGTGATAAATGTCATTTGCTATGCAAAGATTTGCCAGAGCTTGAGGGCCTCTCTACAATTTGCCCACGTTGTGGTTCACGCCTTCACTCTCGCAAGCCCAACAGCATTGGCCGCACCTGGGCGCTGATCATTGCTGCTTTCATTTTTTACATACCGGCCAATGTGCTGCCGATTACCAAAGTGATTTCATTTGGCAAAGCACAGTCGGATACCATCATGAGCGGTGTCATTTATTTTGTCCAATCCGGCAGCTGGCCCATTGCGCTGGTTATTTTTGTGGCCAGTGTTTTTGTCCCGCTGCTAAAGCTATTTTTGCTGACCTTCTTATTAATTTCAGTCCAACGCAAATCCCAGTGGCGACCCAAAGACCGCACACGGCTTTACCGCATAACCGAAGCGGTTGGTCGCTGGTCGATGGTTGATATCTACGTGGTCACCATTTTAGTCGCCCTGGTCAAACTGGGTTCTTTGGCAACCATCGAGGCCGGCCCCGGTGCTGTTTTCTTTGCCGGTGTGGTGATTATCACCATGTTTGCGGCCATGAGCTTTGACCCCAGACTGATCTGGGACACACAGGAGCCAAATAATGAACGCTGA